A genomic region of Kribbella sp. NBC_00382 contains the following coding sequences:
- a CDS encoding glycosyltransferase, with protein sequence MSDPFEGLPNTGRPLRVLALADKWYGGGPFAVNREVAQSLARMGHQVTARVTTPTDPHPLVDIQVLKPVPGISDTRAQLLRADGLPPDIDVILGHGRFSGGAAGYLRDNFYPNAKVIHFMHVTADEMDRGRGNPQQSNEHTITERAIVERADLVVGVGPLLTEEGRRLARMCEKPPPVVELKPGMVMESPAVHDPNQRMKNLLVFTRTDDPLKGADIAARAAAELRARGLQVQLTMLGARSAEVPEQERALSDIAGFPVRVRGYTKDMSVMAAEIRGADLAMHTARWGDYELAPLEVAGYRVPVIVGNHTGVGMDLSDPNSVPQGIGDAAVVDTTGLSQDQYHLAFADKAEWHLRNPDESKASANRLGDYFEQNRSWDHGTAGLVKEMEKHGMMPEPEPGQPIKGPADMSRFLGTGGAVDSSKGDGARDKPATVTSIGRPTLER encoded by the coding sequence ATGTCCGATCCCTTCGAGGGACTGCCGAACACTGGTCGCCCGCTGCGCGTACTGGCTCTCGCTGACAAGTGGTACGGCGGTGGGCCGTTCGCGGTGAACCGTGAGGTCGCCCAGTCGCTGGCCAGGATGGGCCACCAGGTCACCGCCCGGGTCACCACGCCGACCGACCCGCACCCGCTGGTCGACATCCAGGTGCTCAAGCCGGTTCCCGGTATCAGCGACACCCGTGCGCAGCTGCTGCGAGCCGACGGCCTGCCGCCGGATATCGACGTGATCCTCGGCCACGGGCGGTTCTCCGGTGGCGCGGCGGGCTACCTGCGCGACAACTTCTACCCGAACGCCAAGGTCATCCACTTCATGCATGTCACGGCCGACGAGATGGACCGCGGCCGCGGCAACCCGCAGCAGTCCAACGAGCACACCATCACCGAGCGGGCCATCGTCGAGCGGGCCGACCTGGTGGTCGGCGTCGGGCCGCTGCTGACCGAGGAGGGCCGCCGGCTGGCGCGGATGTGCGAGAAGCCGCCGCCGGTCGTCGAGCTGAAGCCCGGCATGGTGATGGAGTCCCCGGCCGTTCATGACCCGAACCAGCGGATGAAGAACCTGCTGGTCTTCACTCGTACCGACGACCCGCTGAAGGGCGCCGACATCGCAGCGCGGGCGGCGGCCGAGTTGCGGGCCCGGGGACTGCAGGTGCAGCTGACAATGCTCGGCGCGCGGTCGGCCGAAGTACCGGAGCAGGAGCGGGCGCTGTCCGACATCGCCGGGTTCCCGGTCCGGGTGCGCGGCTATACCAAGGACATGAGCGTCATGGCCGCCGAGATCCGGGGTGCGGACCTCGCCATGCACACGGCCCGCTGGGGTGACTACGAGCTCGCACCGCTCGAGGTGGCCGGCTACCGGGTGCCAGTGATCGTCGGCAACCACACAGGCGTCGGTATGGACCTCAGCGACCCGAACAGCGTGCCGCAGGGCATCGGTGACGCGGCCGTCGTCGACACCACCGGGCTGTCCCAGGACCAGTACCACCTGGCCTTCGCGGACAAGGCGGAGTGGCACCTGCGCAACCCGGACGAGTCGAAGGCCTCTGCCAACCGGCTCGGCGACTACTTCGAGCAGAACCGGAGCTGGGACCACGGCACGGCTGGGCTGGTCAAGGAGATGGAAAAGCACGGCATGATGCCGGAGCCTGAGCCTGGCCAGCCGATCAAGGGCCCGGCCGACATGAGCCGCTTCCTCGGTACCGGTGGCGCGGTCGATTCGTCGAAGGGTGACGGTGCCCGGGACAAGCCGGCGACCGTCACGTCCATCGGCCGGCCGACCCTGGAGCGTTGA